The nucleotide sequence ATATAGCAGAGCAAATAAAGATTCAGGAGGTAATGTAGTGAGCTGCCATGGAACAGAAGAATTATTAGTTAAAACTAAAGAAGATGAATTTAAGATATTGTTAATGGGAAATCCAAATGTAGGTAAGAGTGTAATATTCTCTAAGCTTACAGGTAGAGATGTTATGTCATCTAACTATGTTGGTACTACAGTTTCATTTACACATGGAAAAATATCATTTAAAGATAAAGAGGGAATTTTGATAGATGTTCCAGGAACATATTCACTAGAAGCTACATCTCAAGCTGAAGAAGTTGCAGTAGACTTTTTAAATCAAGGTGCAGATGTTATCATGTGTGTACTAGATGCTACTAACTTAGAAAGAAATTTAAATCTTGCATTACAAATACAAGAATACAATATACCTGTTGTGTTTTCTCTTAACTTTATGGATGTAGCGGAACAACAAGGAATACATATAGATATTAAAAAATTAGAAAAAGAATTAAATGCTCCAGTTATATCTACTGTTGCCGTAAGAAATATAGGACTTAGGGATTTAATTAAAGAATCTATGAAGCTTGCTGAAGAATTCGACAGTAGTTGTGCTCATGAAATGGAAAATAGTATTTGTGATTGTACTGGGAAAATGGCAATAGGAAAAAAATTAAGTCTATCTCAAGATGATAGATGGATAAAAATAGGCAAAATAGCAGACAAAGTTCAACATATAGAGGATAGAGAGCCTACATTTTTGGAAAAGCTAGGAGACATGACTTTAAAGCCATTTCCAGGAATATTTATAGCTATATTAGTATTGATTGCATCACTAGGAATCGTTGTTGGACTAGGTAAGGCATTAAGAGCAGCTATATTTTTACCAATTTTAAATGGATATATTGTTCCGTTTTTAACAAATATTGTTTCTAAAGTTGTCTCGGAAGGTATGATTTTCAACGTATTAGTTGGAGAATATGGACTTTTAGTTAAAGGTATCGAATGGCCATTTGCACTTATATTACCTTATGTATTTTTATTTTATATTGTATTATC is from Gottschalkia purinilytica and encodes:
- the feoB gene encoding ferrous iron transport protein B, which gives rise to MSCHGTEELLVKTKEDEFKILLMGNPNVGKSVIFSKLTGRDVMSSNYVGTTVSFTHGKISFKDKEGILIDVPGTYSLEATSQAEEVAVDFLNQGADVIMCVLDATNLERNLNLALQIQEYNIPVVFSLNFMDVAEQQGIHIDIKKLEKELNAPVISTVAVRNIGLRDLIKESMKLAEEFDSSCAHEMENSICDCTGKMAIGKKLSLSQDDRWIKIGKIADKVQHIEDREPTFLEKLGDMTLKPFPGIFIAILVLIASLGIVVGLGKALRAAIFLPILNGYIVPFLTNIVSKVVSEGMIFNVLVGEYGLLVKGIEWPFALILPYVFLFYIVLSFLEDSGYLPRLGVLVDGILRRLGIHGGNIVPFIMGYGCAVPAILGTRASTSHKERIIVASLVSLAVPCVAQTGAFISLLGEHSVLLLILVYMISFLTIVVAGVVLNKIIPGKSDPILLEIPNLLKPDFKSMFRKIWIRTKSFMIEAEIPMLLGIAFAALVAETGILNSVSKYVSPIVTGWLGLPKEATLGLILGVIRRELAVLPLLEMNLSTLQLLVGSVVALFYIPCLSVVGVLIKEFKLKIALAISFSTIILAFLFGGIINQVSKLFMGLI